The Streptomyces sp. NBC_00459 DNA segment CCGCCTGGCGGCATCTCAGGGGTCGGCTCCATGCCGCGCTGGACGCACCCGGGCTGTACCTGTACCACCGGGACCCGCTGGTCGCGGGGTTCGCGGACAGTGTGCTGCGCCTGTACTCGTTCCTGGGCAGGAGGTGGAACGCCCGCTTCGCGCGGCACTTCCACGAGGTTATCGACGCGTACGACCGGGAATTCCGAAACCGCACAAACGGAACCGTGCCGAAAGTCGAGGAGTACCTAGAACTTCGGCGGCTCACCTTCGCGCACTGGATCTGGACCGATCTTCTGGAACCGAGCGCGGGATGTGAACTCCCTGCCGTGGTGAGGAAACATCCCGCATTCCATCGGGCGGCGCTGCTGAGCCAGGAATTCGCCGCCTGGTACAACGACCTCTGCTCACTCCCGAAGGAAATCGCGGGCGACGAGGTGCACAATCTCGGGATCAGTCTCATCCGGCACGAGGGGCTCACACTCGAAGAGGCCATCACGGAAGTCAGGAGCCGGGTCGAGGGGACCATTCTGGAATTCCTCTCGGTGGAACAGGAAGTGCGCAGGTTCGCCGAATCGCTCGACGACGGCAGCGCACGGGGAAAGCAGACAAGCATCGCCGTCGGCGCCTGCCTCGGCAATATGCGGAACTGGTTCAGTTCCGTCTACTGGTTCCACCACGAGTCCGGCCGCTACATGGTCGACAACTGGGACGACCGCTCCACACCCCCGTACGTCAACAACGAAGCGGCAGGTGAGAAATGACCGTCGAATCAGTACGTCCCGTGTCCCTCCACACCAGGGAGCTGCCCGATCCGCCCTTCGCGGGCGGCGGTGTCCCGCTCCTCGGCCACGGCTGGCAGCTGGTCCGCGACCCGCTGGGCTGGTTCGCCCGGCTCCGCGACCACGGCGACGTCGTACGGCTGAAACTCGGCCCCAAGACGGTGTACGCCGCCACCGCGCCGGAACTGGTCGGGGAACTCGCGCTGAACCCCGACTACATCATCGGCGGTCCGCTGTGGGAGTCCCTCGAAGGGCTGCTCGGGAAGGAGGGCGTGGCCACCGCCAACGGTCCCACCCACCGGCGTCAACGGCGCACCATCCAGCCCGCGTTCAGGCTGGACGTCCTCCCCGAGTACGGGCCGATCATGGCGGAGGAGGCGCAGGCGTTCGCCCGGCGCTGGCAGCCGGGTGAGATCATCGACTGCACCGCCGAGTCCTTCCGGATCGCCGTGCGCATCGCGGCCCGGTGTCTGCTGCGCGGCGACTACATGGACGAACGGGCCGAACGCCTGTGCGCCGCGCTCGCCACGGTGTTCCTGGGGATGTACCGGCGCATGGTGATCCCGGCGGGACCGCTCTACCGGCTTCCGCTGCCGGCCAACCTCAAATTCAACCGGGCCCTGGCCGATATGCATCTTGTCGTCGACGAGATCGTGGCCGAGCGCCGGGCATCCGGTCAAAATCCGGACGATTTGCTGACGGCGCTGCTGACGGCGAAGGACGGGAATGGCGACCCCATAGGCGAACAGGAGATCCACGACCAGGTCATCGCCATAGTCACCCCGGGCGCCGAAACCGTCGCCTCCACGATCATGTCCCTGCTCCAGGTCCTCGCCGAACAGCCGGAACACGCCGACAAGGTCGCAGAGGAGGCCGAATCGGTCGGGGGCAACCGGCCGGTAGCATTCGCGGACGTCCGCAAGCTGGCGCACACGAACAATGTCATCGTCGAGACGATGCGTTTGCAGCCGCCCGTCTGGATATTGACGCGGCGGGCGGTGGCCGAGACCGAGCTGGGCGGCTATCGGATTCCGGCCGGTGCCGATCTCGTGTACAGCCCGTACGCGATACAGCGTGATCCGCGTTCGTACGAGCGGAACACCGAGTTCGACCCCGACCGCTGGCTTCCGGAACGTGTCAAGGACCTGCCCAAGTACGCGATGACCCCGTTCGGCGTGGGCAACCGCAAGTGTCCGAGTGACCATTTCTCGATGGCCATGCTGACCATTCTCACGGCCGAGGTGGCGCGGAAGTGGCGCTTCGAACGGGTGCCCGGATCGCGCGACGCGGTCCGCGTGGGCATCACCCTGCATCCGGACCGGATGCTGCTCCGGGCGGTACCCCGCTGAAGGGGTTCGGGCGGTGGAGCAGGCGTACGTTCAGGCGGCCTCCGGGCCCTTGAACGTACGCCGGTACGCCTGCGGGGTGGTCCCCAGCGACCGTACGAACTGGTGGCGCAGCGCCGCCGCGTTGCCGAACCCGGTGCGCCAGGCGATCGCGTCCATCGTCTCGTCCGTGGCCTCCAGCAACTGCTGTGCCAGCAGCACGCGTTGCCGCAGGATCCAGCGGTAGGGCGTGGTACCGGTCTCCTGCTGGAAGCGGCGGGCGAAGGTGCGGGGCGACATGTGGGCGCGCTCGGCGAGTTGCTCGACGGTCACCTCCTCGTCGAGATGGCGCTCCATCCACACCAGCACGTCCCCGACGGTGTCGCACCGCGACCTGGGCAGGGGCCGCTCGATGTACTGGGCCTGCCCGCCGTCCCGGTGCGGCGGTACGACCATCCGGCGGGCGATGGCGTTGGCGACCTCGGGCCCGTGCTCCTGCCGTACGAGGTGCAGACAGGCGTCGATCCCGGCGGCCGTACCGGCGGAGGTGATCACCGGTCCCGCGTCGACGTACAGCACGTCCGGCTCGACCCGGGCCCTCGGATAGCGCCGGGCCAGCTCGTCGGCGTGCCGCCAGTGCACCGTGCAGCGTCGGCCGTCCAGCAGTCCCGCGGCGGCGAGCACGAAGACCCCGGAACAGACGCTGAGCACCCGCGCCCCGCGCTCCACGGCCCGCCGCAGCGCGTCCAGCAGCTCCGGCGGATACTCCCGGTCCGCATAGGTCTGCCCGGCCGGTACGGCGATCAGGTCGGCCGTCTCAAGACGCTCAAGCCCGTGTTCCGTAGCCACGGAGAAGCCCGCGTGGGTGCTCAGCGTCGGGCCCTCGGCCGAGGCGACGGCGAAGTCGTACACCGGCAGGCCCTCGTCGCTGCGGTCGAGGCCGAAGACCTCGCAGACGACGCCGAGTTCGAAGGGATGCACTCCGTCGAGCAGTACGACGGCCACGTTTTCGAGCATGCTGCCAGTGTGCCTCGGTATTGGCAGGAAATCGAGGGTGTGCGGCAGTCCTGCCACTGACGGTCAGGAGTGTTCGGCGCGAGACTAATGTCCATGAACACAGCAACGGACAGCATCGTCGGAACACTCGTCGTCGTCGCGATCTTCGTGGTCCTCGCCCTCCCGTCCCTGATCGGGCTGGCCCACGACCGGCGCATCGACCGCCAGCTCCGCGAGGCCCGGCGGACCCGCCGGGAGATCGAGCGAGTCGGCCCCAGGGCGCTCCCCGCACGGCGGCAGCGCTACTTCACCACCACCGTGACCCGCCACTCCTGAATCCCCCGGCACGAGACCTGGCCGGTCCGGGCGGCGCACAGTGGCCGCGTGGACTCCAGCCGGGTCCTGCCTGCCGATACGGCCTTGAAGGCGGCGCTCGCGTCGCCGGGTGGCAGGACGAGCCCGCTGTTGGTGGCCGTCAGGCCGGGACCGCTCAGGGTGACCGGTTTCCAGGGCCGCTCGGAGGTTCCGTCCAGGCTGATGCGGACCGTGTCGCCCACCGCCAGGCACACCGTACGGCCGCTGTCGCGGGCGCCGAGCGTTGTCACCGCCGTACAGCCCACGGGAGTCGGCGCGCTGTTGCCGCCGTCCTTGCCGCTGTCGGTCCGGTCGGCGCAGCCTGCGACGGTGAGTGCGAGGGTGAATGCCACGAGGGCGAGGGTCGTGCGGCGGCGGGTCGTTCGGCACATGGGTGGGCCTCCTCTTTCCTTCGACGTGTCACCCGCACGTCCGGATCCCACACCTGTCCCTCACGTGTCCCACGACTGACCCCACACCGGAGCCCCGGCCGCGAAGGCGGCGACCGGGGCCCGGGGTGCGGTGGTGGTCAGCTGGTCGTGACGGCGGTGTCGTCGAGGACGAAGCTGGTCTGGAGCGAGGAGTCCTCGACACCGCTGAACTTCAGGGTGACGGTGGAGCCGGCGTACGAGGACAGGTCGAAGGACTTCTGGGCGTAGCCCGAGGCGGCGTTGAGGTTCGAGTACGTCGCCAGGGTGGTCGAGCCGGCGGTGACCGTCAGCTTGTCGTAGGCGGTGCTGGTGGAGGTCTCCTTGGTGTCGACGTGCAGGTAGAAGGTGAAGGTGGCCTTGCAGCCGCTGGGCACGGTCACCGACTGGGACAGCGTGTCGGTGTGCGCGGAGCCGTAGCCGTCCAGCCAGGCGTAGTACGAGCCGGCGTGCGCCGCCTCGCTGGTGGAGTTGCCGATGACGCTGGTGGAGGCGGTCCAGGTGGTGTTGCCCGACTCGAAGCCGGGGTTGCCGAGCAGCTGGGACGAGGTGCAGGTGCTGCTGCTCGACCCGACGGTCCAGCTGAACGAGGCGGAACCGGAGGCGCCGGTGCTGTCGCTCGCGGTCACGGTGACCTGGTAGGTGCCCGCGGTGGACGCCGTACCGGAGATCAGGCCGGTCGAGCCGTTGATCGACAGCCCGGTCGGCAGACCGCTCGCGCTGTAGGTGAGGGTCGCCGACGCACTGTCGGTCGCGCTGATCTGCAGGCTGACCGCACTGCCGGTGGTGGTTGTCCGGGTGCCCGGGTTCGTGACGGTCACCGTGTTGCCCGTGCTGGTGGAGCCCGAGGTGAAGGCGGTGGTGCCGTTGGGGGTGCCCCAGCCGGTCGGACCGTCGTAGCCGGTGGCCGCGGTGCAGAAGTACGAGGTGGTGCAGGAGCCGTTGTTGCCGCTGGTGACGTCGTACAGGTTGCTCGTGTGGCTGTAGGGGTACTTCGCCGGGTAGTCACTGGAACCCGGGGTGCCGGCCAGTGCGTACACGCCCGCGATGATCGGCGCCGAGGCGCTCGTGCCACCGTAGACGGCCCAGCCGGAGCCGCCGTAGGTGTCGTAGACGGCCACACCGGTGGCGGGGTCGGCGACGGCGGAGACGTCCGACTCCATGCGCTTGGCGCACCCGGTGTCGGTCTGCCAGCTCGGCTTGGCGTCGTACGCCGAGCAGCCGGATCCGGTCCCCTCGGTGCTGCTGGTCTTCCACACGGACTCGGTCCAGCCGCGGGAGTTGGAGGACGTGGAGAGGGCGGTGCCGCCGACGGCGGTCACGTACTGGGAGGTTGCCGGGTACTCGGCGCCGTACGCGCTGTCACCCGCGCTGACCGTGATCGCGACACCGGGGTGCTTGAAGTACGAGGTGTCCTCGGTCGTCTGGGAGGACGCCTCGTCGCCGCCCCAGCTGTTGGACACGAACTTCGCGCCGAGCGCCACGGCCTCGTTCTCGGCGGTGCCGAGGTCGGAGTCGGTGGCGGAGTTGGCCTCGACGAGGATGATGCTGCAGTTGGGGCAGACGGCGCTGACCATGTCGATGTCGAGCGCCTCTTCGCCGGCCCAACCGGTGTCGTTGGTCGGCAGCGAGGTCGTCGAACCCGTCTGACTCACCTGCTTGAAGCAGCCGTTGGCCTTGGTGCAGGCGGACAGACCGTACGTCGAACGGTAAGTGGCCAGGTCCGACTCGGCGTTGGGGTCGTTGTACGCGTCGACCACGGCAACTGTCAGGCCGGAGCCGCCCGTTGAGGGGAGGTTGTAGGCGCTGTGCAGATTGGCCGGGCTGAGCCCGGAGGGCGCGGCGGCGACCGCGGCGGCCAGTCGCTGCTTGATGTCGGTCCGGCGCTGGGCGAAACAGGACACCTGGCCGGGCTTGGCGGTGGCGCAGAGATGCGTGGTCGGCACCTTCTGGCCGGCCTTGCCGGTCGAGTGGAACGTCTGCCGGTCCGGGGAGGTGAGGGCCTTGGAGTTCTGGGTGACGTGCGAGGTGGGCGCGGTCGTGTGCGCCGCGGGCGCCGCGTGTGCCGGCACCGCGACGAGTCCGGCGAGGCCGAGGGCGGCGGGTACGGCGGCGACCAGGAGTCTTCGCAGGCTCCGGCCGGGCTTACCGGTGGGTGTCTCACGCATGGGGGTACTGCCTCCGTCGTGGGAGTGGGGTTCTCGACGCTGGTGGCAGGCCTGTGACGCGCGTAGCGGCAGCAGTGCGCGTTATCGTCAGGGGCATGACACTTTGAACGGTCCGTGATGCCGTTGTGCGCATGACAGGTTGGCCAGAAAGTAGCCGGGGCCCACGAGACCGGAACAGATGCGCCGGAAGAACTTTGCCGCTCCATAGGAGGTCCATGGACGGCCGATGGACGGTCCATGGACCAGGCCCCGCGCTTCATGGTGCCGGGCTTACTCTTCGGTAAGCCCGGCACCATCAGTGACGTGGCGTCAGAAGTCCTCGTCGAGGTCGACCGTGCCCTCCACGGCCACCTGGTACGCCGACGGGCGTCGCTCGAAGAAGTTGGTCAGCTCCTGGACCCCTTGCAGCTCCATGAAGGAGAAGGGGTTCTCGGAGCCGTACACCGGGGCGAAGCCGAGGCGGGCCAGCCGCTGGTCGGCGACGCACTCCAGGTACTGGCGCATCGACTCGGTGTTCATCCCCGGCAGGCCCTCACCGCACAGGTCGCGGCCGAACTGGAGCTCCGCCTCGACCGCCTCCCGCATCATGTCGGTCACCTGCTGCTGAAGCTGCTCGTCGAACAGCTCCGGCTCCTCCTTGCGGACGGTGTCGACCACCTCGAACGCGAAGCTCATGTGCATGGTCTCGTCCCGGAAGACCCAGTTCGTGCCGGTGGCCAGGCCGTGCAGCAGACCCCGGCTGCGGAACCAGTAGACGTACGCGAAGGCCCCGTAGAAGAACAGGCCCTCGATGCACGCGGCGAAGCAGATCAGGTTGAGCAGGAACCGGCGGCGGTCGGCCTGTGTCTGCAGGCTTTCCAGCTTCTCGACCTCGTTGATCCACTTGAAGCAGAACTCCGCCTTCTCGCGGATGGACGGGATGTTCTCCACCGCGTCGAACGCAGCGGCCCTGTCCTCCGGGTCGGGGAGATACGTGTCCAGCAGCGTCAGATAGAACTGGACGTGCACGGCTTCCTCGAACAGCTGCCGGCTCAGGTAGAGCCGCGCCTCGGGGGAGTTGATGTGCTTGTACAGCGTCAGCACCAGGTTGTTGGCCACGATCGAGTCGCCCGTCGCGAAGAACGCGACCAGCCGGCCGATCATGTGCTGCTCGCCCTCGGACAGCTTCGCCAGGTCGGAGACGTCCGAGTGGAGGTCGACCTCCTCGACGGTCCAGGTGTTCTTGATGGCGTCCCGGTAGCGCTCGTAGAAGTCCGGGTAGCGCATGGGGCGGAGGGTCAGTTCGAAGCCCGGGTCGAGAAGGTTCTTTTCGGCGTGGGTGGAGCTCATTACTGGCAGGCCTCGCAGGACTCGGGGTTTTCCAGGGAGCAGGCGACGGCGTCGGGGTCGGCGGCCTGCTGGACGGGGATGGTCTTCTCGGGCTGCGCCTGGGCCTGCGCGGCACGGGCGATGCGGGTCGCCGGGCGCGAGCGCAGGTAGTACGTCGTCTTCAGGCCCGACTTCCAGGCGTACGCGTACATCGAGGAGAGCTTGCCGATGGTCGGCGTCTCCAGGAACAGGTTCAGGGACTGCGCCTGGTCGAGGAACGGCGTCCGGGCGGCGGCCATGTCGATCAGCCCGCGCTGCGGGATCTCCCACGCCGTGCGGTACAGGGCCCGTACGTCGGCCGGGATCCACGCGAAGTCCTGCACCGAGCCGTTCGACTCGCGCAGCGCCTCACGGGTGCGGGCGTCCCACACGCCGAGGTCCTTCAACTCCCGTACCAGGTACGAGTTGACCTGGAGGAACTCGCCGGACAGCGTCTCGCGCTTGAACAGGTTGGAGACCTGCGGCTCGATGCACTCGTACACCCCGGCGATCGAGGCGATGGTGGCGGTGGGCGCGATCGCCAGGAGCAGGGAGTTGCGCATCCCGGTCGCGGCGATACGTTCCCGCAGCGCCGACCAGCGCTCGGGCCAGGTCAGCTCCACGTCGTAGTGGTCGGGGTGCAGCACACCGCGGGCCGTACGGGTCTTCTCCCAGGCAGGCAGCGGGCCGTTGCGCTCGGCGAGGTCGGCGGAGGCCTCGTACGCGGCGAGCATGATCCGCTCGGCGATGCGCGTGGAGAGGGCCTTGGCCTCGGGCGAGTCGAAGGGGACGCGCAGCTTGAAGAAGACGTCCTGGAGGCCCATCGCGCCCAGACCGACCGGACGCCACCGCGAGTTGGAGCGGCCCGCCTGCTCGGTCGGGTAGAAGTTGATGTCGACGACCCGGTCGAGGAAGGTGACGGCGGTACGGACCGTCTCGTCCAGCCGCTCCCAGTCGATGTCCCCGTCGACCACGAACGCGCCGAGGTTCACGGAGCCCAGGTTGCAGACCGCGGTCTCCCCGTCGTCCGTGACCTCCAGGATCTCGGTGCACAGGTTCGAGGAGTGGACGACACTGCCGGGCTCGGCCGTCTGGTTGGCGGTGCGGTTGGCCGCGTCCTTGAAGGTCATCCAGCCCTGGCCGGTCTGCGCGAGCGTACGCATCATGCGGCCGTACAGATCACGGGCCGGGATGGTCCTGCGGGCGAGCCCGGCCTCCTCCGCCTTGCGGTAGGCAGCGTCGAACTCGTCGCCCCACAGGTCGACCAGCTCGGGCACGTCGGAGGGGGAGAACAGCGACCAGAGGGCGTCCGCGTTCACCCGGCGCATGAACTCGTCCGGGATCCAGTGCGCGAGGTTCAGGTTGTGCGTACGGCGGGCGTCCTCACCCGTGTTGTCGCGCAGCTCCAGGAACTCCTCGATGTCGGAGTGCCAGGTCTCCAGGTAGACCGCGGCCGCGCCCTTGCGCCGACCGCCCTGGTTCACGGCGGCCACGGAGGCGTCCAGCGTCTTCAGGAACGGCACGATGCCGTTGGAGTGCCCGTTGGTGCCCCGGATCAGCGAACCGCGGCTGCGGATCCGGGAGTACGACAGCCCGATGCCACCGGCGTGCTTGGAGAGGCGGGCGACCTGGTGGTAGCGGTCGTAGATGGAGTCCAGCTCGTCCAGCGGGGAGTCGAGGAGGTAGCAGGACGACATCTGGGGGTGCCGGGTACCGGAGTTGAAGAGGGTGGGGGAGGAGGGGAGGTAGTCGAGGCGGCTCATCAGCCGGTAGAGCGAGGCGACTTCGTCCAGCCCCCGAACAGTGTCGTCCTCGGCCAGCCCGCTCGCGACGCGCAGCATGAAGTGCTGGGGCGTCTCGATGACCCGGCGCGTGATCGGGTGACGCAGGAGGTACCGGCTGTGCAGGGTGCGCAGCCCGAAGTACCCGAAGCGGTCGTCGCCCTCGACGTCGATCAGGGCGTTCAGCCGGTCCGTGTGCAGCCGTACGAACTCGGCGGTGCGGTCGGCGATCAGGCCCTCCCGGTGGCCGACCGCGACCGACTCGGAGAAGGACGTGACGCCCTGCGAGGCCGCCTCCGCGGCGATGGTGACGGTCAGCAGGCGGGCGGCCAGCCGGGAGTAGGCGGGGTCCTCGGAGATGAGGCCGGCCGCGGCCTCGGTGGCCAGCTCGCGCAGCTCCGACACATCGGCCCGCGCGGACCGGCCGCGCAGCGCGGCGGCGGCGACCCGGCCGGGGTCGGCGTCGGGAAGGTCGGCGGTCAGCTCGGTCAGGATCCGCAGGAGCGCGGTACCGGGACCGTCAGTCTCCACTGGGGCCACTGGGGTCGCTGAAGCCGGTTCGGCTGGCGCGATGGTCACAGGGGGGCTCTCCCTCGCTCGGCACGGGGCCTTGCGGAGGGCAGCGGGGCACACGGACGCCTTACGGGTACGCGCGCGTCCACCGGCCCACTCCACGAGGCCCGGACGTCAGGCGCCCGGACCGGTCGGCCGGGCACACCGTCGGCAGGTCCTCGGACTGGACATGCGCACAGCCGTGCGGGAGGCACGAACGCGCACATGTACACCGTTGCGGGACAGTTCCGGATTCGCACCGGATTCCCCTGCGGCGACAGCGAGCATGAGCATACATCTTGTGTCGGGCACTGGAAGCACCCCCACATGTTGTGTCGTATCGGCGAGTTGAGTGGATTGGAGGGGTACGACAACGGGCCGCCGGATTGCTCCGGCGGCCCGCTGTCGCAAGGTTGGGGCGTCCGTTCAGTGGGCCGAGCCCGCCGTGGCAGGCGGCAGTTCCACCGCCACACCCGGGTCGCCCGCGTCAGCCGTGTAGTCCGACGGCTTCGTCTGGTCCACGCCGTCCGGGGCCTTCAGCGCCTTCAGCGCGAAGGTGAGGACCACGGTGACGACGACGTTCAGGACGAACGCCGTCAGGCCGATGTAACCGATCTCACCGATCCCGGGGATCTCCTTCGAGCTGCCGCCGAAGTGCTTCTGCGTCGGGGACGCGACCCCGTACG contains these protein-coding regions:
- the cyc1 gene encoding epi-isozizaene synthase — its product is MPAFPHSTSPATPAVAIPPSLALPMIEAAFPRQLHPYWPRLQEKTRGWLLEKRLMSAGKVAEYADGLCYTDLMAGYYLGAPDDVLQAIADFSAWFFVWDDRHDRDIVHGRPAAWRHLRGRLHAALDAPGLYLYHRDPLVAGFADSVLRLYSFLGRRWNARFARHFHEVIDAYDREFRNRTNGTVPKVEEYLELRRLTFAHWIWTDLLEPSAGCELPAVVRKHPAFHRAALLSQEFAAWYNDLCSLPKEIAGDEVHNLGISLIRHEGLTLEEAITEVRSRVEGTILEFLSVEQEVRRFAESLDDGSARGKQTSIAVGACLGNMRNWFSSVYWFHHESGRYMVDNWDDRSTPPYVNNEAAGEK
- a CDS encoding bifunctional albaflavenone monooxygenase/terpene synthase, translated to MTVESVRPVSLHTRELPDPPFAGGGVPLLGHGWQLVRDPLGWFARLRDHGDVVRLKLGPKTVYAATAPELVGELALNPDYIIGGPLWESLEGLLGKEGVATANGPTHRRQRRTIQPAFRLDVLPEYGPIMAEEAQAFARRWQPGEIIDCTAESFRIAVRIAARCLLRGDYMDERAERLCAALATVFLGMYRRMVIPAGPLYRLPLPANLKFNRALADMHLVVDEIVAERRASGQNPDDLLTALLTAKDGNGDPIGEQEIHDQVIAIVTPGAETVASTIMSLLQVLAEQPEHADKVAEEAESVGGNRPVAFADVRKLAHTNNVIVETMRLQPPVWILTRRAVAETELGGYRIPAGADLVYSPYAIQRDPRSYERNTEFDPDRWLPERVKDLPKYAMTPFGVGNRKCPSDHFSMAMLTILTAEVARKWRFERVPGSRDAVRVGITLHPDRMLLRAVPR
- a CDS encoding GlxA family transcriptional regulator, whose amino-acid sequence is MLENVAVVLLDGVHPFELGVVCEVFGLDRSDEGLPVYDFAVASAEGPTLSTHAGFSVATEHGLERLETADLIAVPAGQTYADREYPPELLDALRRAVERGARVLSVCSGVFVLAAAGLLDGRRCTVHWRHADELARRYPRARVEPDVLYVDAGPVITSAGTAAGIDACLHLVRQEHGPEVANAIARRMVVPPHRDGGQAQYIERPLPRSRCDTVGDVLVWMERHLDEEVTVEQLAERAHMSPRTFARRFQQETGTTPYRWILRQRVLLAQQLLEATDETMDAIAWRTGFGNAAALRHQFVRSLGTTPQAYRRTFKGPEAA
- a CDS encoding putative Ig domain-containing protein, translated to MRETPTGKPGRSLRRLLVAAVPAALGLAGLVAVPAHAAPAAHTTAPTSHVTQNSKALTSPDRQTFHSTGKAGQKVPTTHLCATAKPGQVSCFAQRRTDIKQRLAAAVAAAPSGLSPANLHSAYNLPSTGGSGLTVAVVDAYNDPNAESDLATYRSTYGLSACTKANGCFKQVSQTGSTTSLPTNDTGWAGEEALDIDMVSAVCPNCSIILVEANSATDSDLGTAENEAVALGAKFVSNSWGGDEASSQTTEDTSYFKHPGVAITVSAGDSAYGAEYPATSQYVTAVGGTALSTSSNSRGWTESVWKTSSTEGTGSGCSAYDAKPSWQTDTGCAKRMESDVSAVADPATGVAVYDTYGGSGWAVYGGTSASAPIIAGVYALAGTPGSSDYPAKYPYSHTSNLYDVTSGNNGSCTTSYFCTAATGYDGPTGWGTPNGTTAFTSGSTSTGNTVTVTNPGTRTTTTGSAVSLQISATDSASATLTYSASGLPTGLSINGSTGLISGTASTAGTYQVTVTASDSTGASGSASFSWTVGSSSSTCTSSQLLGNPGFESGNTTWTASTSVIGNSTSEAAHAGSYYAWLDGYGSAHTDTLSQSVTVPSGCKATFTFYLHVDTKETSTSTAYDKLTVTAGSTTLATYSNLNAASGYAQKSFDLSSYAGSTVTLKFSGVEDSSLQTSFVLDDTAVTTS
- a CDS encoding ribonucleotide-diphosphate reductase subunit beta, whose product is MSSTHAEKNLLDPGFELTLRPMRYPDFYERYRDAIKNTWTVEEVDLHSDVSDLAKLSEGEQHMIGRLVAFFATGDSIVANNLVLTLYKHINSPEARLYLSRQLFEEAVHVQFYLTLLDTYLPDPEDRAAAFDAVENIPSIREKAEFCFKWINEVEKLESLQTQADRRRFLLNLICFAACIEGLFFYGAFAYVYWFRSRGLLHGLATGTNWVFRDETMHMSFAFEVVDTVRKEEPELFDEQLQQQVTDMMREAVEAELQFGRDLCGEGLPGMNTESMRQYLECVADQRLARLGFAPVYGSENPFSFMELQGVQELTNFFERRPSAYQVAVEGTVDLDEDF
- a CDS encoding ribonucleoside-diphosphate reductase subunit alpha; this translates as MTIAPAEPASATPVAPVETDGPGTALLRILTELTADLPDADPGRVAAAALRGRSARADVSELRELATEAAAGLISEDPAYSRLAARLLTVTIAAEAASQGVTSFSESVAVGHREGLIADRTAEFVRLHTDRLNALIDVEGDDRFGYFGLRTLHSRYLLRHPITRRVIETPQHFMLRVASGLAEDDTVRGLDEVASLYRLMSRLDYLPSSPTLFNSGTRHPQMSSCYLLDSPLDELDSIYDRYHQVARLSKHAGGIGLSYSRIRSRGSLIRGTNGHSNGIVPFLKTLDASVAAVNQGGRRKGAAAVYLETWHSDIEEFLELRDNTGEDARRTHNLNLAHWIPDEFMRRVNADALWSLFSPSDVPELVDLWGDEFDAAYRKAEEAGLARRTIPARDLYGRMMRTLAQTGQGWMTFKDAANRTANQTAEPGSVVHSSNLCTEILEVTDDGETAVCNLGSVNLGAFVVDGDIDWERLDETVRTAVTFLDRVVDINFYPTEQAGRSNSRWRPVGLGAMGLQDVFFKLRVPFDSPEAKALSTRIAERIMLAAYEASADLAERNGPLPAWEKTRTARGVLHPDHYDVELTWPERWSALRERIAATGMRNSLLLAIAPTATIASIAGVYECIEPQVSNLFKRETLSGEFLQVNSYLVRELKDLGVWDARTREALRESNGSVQDFAWIPADVRALYRTAWEIPQRGLIDMAAARTPFLDQAQSLNLFLETPTIGKLSSMYAYAWKSGLKTTYYLRSRPATRIARAAQAQAQPEKTIPVQQAADPDAVACSLENPESCEACQ